A DNA window from Microcystis aeruginosa NIES-843 contains the following coding sequences:
- a CDS encoding alpha/beta fold hydrolase, with protein sequence MQQILGLETQPKIWHWRGFKITYQSAGETGPAIVLVHGFGASWGHWRKNIPVLGEKCRCFALDLIGFGGSDKPEPKNEIDYTFETWGAQIADFCREVVGGPAFLAGNSIGCVAIMQAAVDYPDFVLGVAAINCSLRLLHERKRGELPWYRRLGADFAQIILKNKAIGAFFFQQIAKPQTVRKILLQAYRRSEAVTEELVEIILKPARDQGAIEVFLAFTAYSGGPLPEDLLPILPCRAILLWGSEDPWEPLALGQELARFPTVKQFIPLAGLGHCPQDEAPEIVNPILLDFLQAPI encoded by the coding sequence ATGCAGCAAATTCTAGGATTAGAGACACAACCAAAAATCTGGCATTGGCGGGGATTCAAAATCACCTATCAGAGTGCGGGGGAGACGGGACCTGCGATCGTGCTTGTGCATGGATTTGGGGCATCTTGGGGACATTGGCGGAAAAATATCCCCGTTTTAGGCGAAAAATGTCGCTGTTTTGCCCTAGATTTAATTGGTTTTGGCGGTTCCGACAAACCCGAACCGAAAAACGAGATCGATTACACTTTCGAGACTTGGGGGGCGCAAATTGCCGATTTTTGTCGGGAAGTGGTGGGGGGTCCTGCTTTTTTGGCGGGTAATTCCATCGGTTGTGTGGCCATCATGCAGGCTGCCGTCGATTATCCCGATTTTGTCCTTGGGGTAGCGGCGATCAATTGTTCCCTCAGACTACTGCACGAAAGAAAACGGGGGGAATTACCATGGTATCGTCGTTTAGGCGCAGATTTTGCCCAAATAATTCTAAAAAATAAGGCAATTGGGGCTTTTTTCTTCCAACAGATCGCTAAACCCCAGACAGTGCGTAAAATTCTCCTGCAAGCTTATCGGCGCTCGGAAGCGGTAACGGAGGAATTAGTAGAAATAATCCTAAAACCCGCCAGAGATCAGGGAGCGATCGAGGTTTTCCTCGCTTTTACCGCTTATTCTGGCGGCCCGCTGCCAGAAGACCTACTGCCGATTCTCCCCTGTCGGGCGATTCTGCTTTGGGGTAGCGAAGATCCCTGGGAGCCCTTGGCCTTGGGCCAAGAATTAGCACGATTCCCGACAGTAAAACAGTTTATCCCCTTAGCCGGTTTAGGCCACTGTCCCCAGGACGAGGCCCCAGAAATAGTTAATCCGATTTTATTAGACTTCCTACAAGCTCCTATCTAG